A genomic segment from Aegilops tauschii subsp. strangulata cultivar AL8/78 chromosome 1, Aet v6.0, whole genome shotgun sequence encodes:
- the LOC109736491 gene encoding FBD-associated F-box protein At1g60410-like gives MESPPPKRNAGHVGEDGISALPDHLLLDILERLHLHEAVRAGALSTRWRHLPSHLSLVHLDAGHFRGATSLQVMDAFTGAARALLTRVPPAEGVCESGALKVLVLSFYTSSPHLTSLALAVGSGTSA, from the coding sequence ATGGAGTCGCCGCCGCCCAAGCGCAACGCCGGCCACGTCGGCGAGGACGGAATCAGCGCCCTCcccgaccacctcctcctcgacATCCTCGAGCGCCTCCACCTGCACGAGGCGGTCCGCGCCGGCGCGCTCTCCACGCGGTGGCGGCACCTCCCCAGCCACCTCTCGCTCGTGCACCTTGACGCCGGTCACTTCCGCGGCGCCACATCGCTCCAGGTCATGGACGCGTTCACGGGCGCGGCGCGGGCCTTGCTCACTCGGGTGCCTCCCGCCGAGGGAGTGTGCGAGAGTGGTGCCCTCAAGGTGCTCGTCCTCAGCTTCTACACGTCTTCCCCTCACCTGACCTCATTAGCACTTGCAGTAGGCTCAGGCACCTCAGCTTGA